A single region of the Mycobacterium lentiflavum genome encodes:
- a CDS encoding O-methyltransferase, which translates to MDLKRRIPLLRWSVWRMAAGVRNITTTGQIGDGREAAAVDYVLAHARAGDIDDVLATIDKFAYEKSMLINVGDEKGLLLDAAVRRADPALALELGTYCGYGALRIARAAPNAKVFSVELAEANAANARRIWAHAGVADRVTCVVGTLGDGGRTLDALASEHGFASGALDFLFLDHDKDAYLNDLLSIMDRGWLHKGSIAVADNVRVPGAPKYREYMRQQQGKLWNTVEHKAHLEYQSMVSDLVLESDYLR; encoded by the coding sequence ATGGACCTCAAGAGACGGATACCGCTGCTGCGATGGTCGGTGTGGCGGATGGCTGCCGGAGTTCGCAACATCACCACGACGGGCCAGATCGGCGACGGACGCGAGGCGGCCGCGGTCGACTACGTCCTCGCCCACGCCCGAGCCGGTGACATCGACGACGTGCTGGCGACCATCGACAAGTTCGCCTACGAGAAGTCGATGCTGATCAATGTCGGCGACGAGAAGGGCCTGCTGCTCGACGCCGCCGTACGCCGGGCCGACCCCGCGCTCGCGCTGGAGTTGGGCACCTACTGCGGCTACGGCGCGCTGCGGATCGCCCGGGCCGCGCCGAACGCCAAGGTGTTTTCCGTCGAGCTCGCCGAGGCCAACGCCGCTAACGCCCGGCGAATCTGGGCGCATGCCGGTGTCGCCGATCGGGTGACGTGCGTCGTCGGCACCCTCGGTGACGGCGGGCGCACGCTCGACGCGCTCGCCAGCGAACACGGATTCGCTTCTGGTGCACTCGATTTCCTGTTCCTCGACCACGACAAGGACGCCTACCTCAACGATCTGTTGAGCATCATGGACCGGGGCTGGCTGCATAAGGGCTCGATCGCGGTTGCCGACAACGTCCGGGTGCCCGGTGCGCCGAAGTACCGCGAGTACATGCGCCAGCAGCAGGGCAAGTTGTGGAACACCGTCGAGCACAAGGCCCACCTCGAATACCAGTCGATGGTGTCCGACCTGGTGCTGGAGTCCGATTACCTGCGCTGA
- a CDS encoding NAD kinase → MTVERTILLVVHTGREEATETAQRVQKVLSDNGIALRVLSAEAVDRGPLPLSPDDVRAMGVEIEVVDAEPDAAEGCELVLVLGGDGTFLRAAEFARNAGIPVLGVNLGRIGFLAEAEAEAIDRVLEHVVAQDYRVEERLTLDIAVRHRGQVIDQGWALNEASLEKGPRLGVLGVVVEIEGRPVSTFGCDGVLVSTPTGSTAYAFSAGGPVLWPDLEAILVVPNNAHALFGRPMVTSPDATIAIEIEASGNDALVFCDGRREMVLPAGGRLEVKRCGTAVKWARLDSAPFTDRLVRKFRLPVTGWRGK, encoded by the coding sequence ATGACCGTCGAACGTACCATCCTGCTGGTCGTGCACACCGGACGCGAGGAAGCCACCGAGACCGCGCAACGCGTTCAGAAAGTGCTGAGCGACAACGGAATTGCGCTTCGCGTGCTGTCGGCCGAGGCCGTCGATCGGGGGCCGCTGCCGCTGTCTCCGGACGACGTACGGGCGATGGGCGTCGAAATCGAGGTGGTCGACGCCGAACCCGACGCCGCGGAAGGCTGCGAGTTGGTGCTGGTGCTCGGCGGCGACGGAACCTTCCTGCGCGCGGCGGAATTTGCTCGTAACGCGGGGATTCCGGTGCTGGGCGTCAACCTGGGGCGGATCGGCTTCCTGGCCGAGGCCGAGGCCGAAGCCATCGACCGAGTGCTCGAACATGTGGTCGCGCAGGACTACCGGGTGGAGGAGCGCCTGACGCTCGACATCGCGGTGCGGCATCGCGGACAGGTGATCGATCAGGGCTGGGCGCTCAACGAGGCCAGCCTGGAGAAGGGCCCGCGGTTGGGCGTGCTCGGCGTGGTCGTCGAAATCGAGGGACGGCCGGTGTCGACCTTCGGCTGCGACGGCGTCCTGGTGTCGACTCCGACCGGATCGACCGCCTACGCCTTCTCCGCCGGCGGCCCGGTGCTGTGGCCGGACCTCGAGGCAATCCTGGTGGTGCCCAACAACGCTCACGCACTGTTCGGCCGACCGATGGTCACCAGTCCGGACGCCACGATCGCGATCGAGATCGAGGCGAGTGGCAACGACGCCCTGGTGTTCTGCGACGGCCGTCGCGAAATGGTGCTACCCGCAGGAGGGCGGCTCGAGGTGAAACGTTGTGGCACCGCGGTGAAATGGGCCCGGCTGGACAGCGCGCCGTTCACCGACCGACTGGTGCGTAAGTTCCGTTTGCCCGTGACCGGTTGGCGCGGAAAGTAA
- a CDS encoding copper transporter yields MISLRQHAFSLAAVFLALAIGVVLGSGFLSDTLLSSLRDEKRDLYTQISGLNDQKNVLNEKLSAANNFDNQMMGRIVHDGLAGKSVVVFRTPDAKDDDVAAVSKIVGQAGGTVTGTVALTQEFVDANSAEKLRTVVNSSVLPAGQQLSTKLVDQGSQAGDLLGIALLLNANPAVPPVPEITETQRDTVLAALRETGFVTYQPSDHMAAANAALIVTGGALPQDAGNQGVSVARFAAALAPHGSGTLLAGRDGSSTGGAAVAVARADAGINSAISTVDDVDAAPGRITAILGLHDLLNGGHVGQYGTGHGATSITVAQ; encoded by the coding sequence ATGATCTCGCTACGCCAACATGCCTTCTCGCTGGCCGCGGTCTTCCTCGCGCTGGCCATCGGCGTCGTGCTGGGTTCGGGCTTCTTGTCCGACACCCTGCTGTCCAGCCTGCGTGACGAGAAGCGCGACCTCTACACGCAGATCAGCGGGCTCAATGACCAGAAGAATGTCCTCAACGAAAAGCTCAGCGCGGCAAATAATTTCGATAACCAGATGATGGGCCGGATCGTCCATGACGGGCTGGCAGGCAAATCCGTCGTCGTCTTCCGCACCCCGGACGCCAAGGACGACGACGTCGCCGCGGTCTCGAAGATCGTCGGCCAGGCCGGCGGGACCGTCACCGGGACGGTGGCGCTGACGCAGGAGTTCGTCGACGCCAACTCCGCGGAGAAACTGCGGACCGTGGTGAACTCGTCGGTGCTGCCGGCCGGCCAGCAACTCAGCACCAAACTCGTCGACCAGGGATCACAGGCCGGTGACCTGTTGGGCATCGCCCTGCTGCTCAACGCCAACCCGGCGGTCCCACCCGTGCCAGAAATCACGGAGACGCAGCGCGACACCGTGCTGGCGGCGCTGCGCGAGACCGGATTCGTCACATATCAACCCAGCGACCACATGGCAGCGGCCAACGCCGCGCTGATCGTCACCGGTGGCGCGCTGCCGCAAGACGCCGGCAATCAGGGAGTCAGCGTGGCCCGCTTCGCCGCGGCACTGGCACCCCACGGCTCGGGCACGCTGCTGGCCGGGCGCGACGGATCGTCGACGGGCGGTGCCGCGGTCGCGGTCGCCCGCGCCGACGCCGGCATCAACTCCGCGATCAGCACCGTCGACGACGTCGACGCCGCACCGGGTCGGATCACCGCGATCCTGGGCCTGCATGACCTGCTCAACGGCGGGCATGTCGGGCAGTACGGCACCGGTCACGGCGCCACGTCGATCACCGTCGCGCAGTAG
- a CDS encoding CTP synthase, which translates to MRRHPQTTTKHLFVSGGVASSLGKGLTASSLGQLLTARGLHVTMQKLDPYLNVDPGTMNPFQHGEVFVTEDGAETDLDVGHYERFLDRDLSGSANVTTGQVYSTVIAKERRGEYLGDTVQVIPHITDEIKRRIRALAEPDANGNRPDVVITEIGGTVGDIESQPFLEAARQVRHDLGREHVFFLHVSLVPYLAPSGELKTKPTQHSVAALRSVGITPDALILRCDRDVPEPLKNKIALMCDVDIDGVISTPDAPSIYDIPKVLHREELDAYVVRRLNLPFRDVDWTQWNDLLRRVHEPHETVRIALVGKYVDLSDAYLSVTEALRAGGFRHHAKVEMVWVPSDDCENATGAAAALADVHGVLIPGGFGIRGIEGKIGAIRYARARGLPVFGLCLGLQCIVIEAARSVGLTEANSAEFEPSTPDPVISTMADQEHIVAGEADLGGTMRLGAYPAVLEPDSIVAQAYGATQVSERHRHRYEVNNAYRAKIAESGLRFSGTSPDGHLVEFVEYPSDIHPFVVGTQAHPELKSRPTRPHPLFVAFVGAAIDYKEGELLPVEIPEHTSNGNQHRDSADRSIPEPATRG; encoded by the coding sequence GTGCGTAGGCATCCGCAAACCACCACCAAGCACCTCTTCGTCAGCGGTGGTGTCGCATCCTCACTCGGTAAGGGTCTGACCGCCAGTAGCCTCGGACAGCTACTGACCGCGCGCGGACTGCACGTCACGATGCAAAAGCTCGACCCGTATCTCAACGTGGACCCGGGCACGATGAACCCGTTCCAGCACGGCGAGGTCTTCGTCACCGAGGACGGTGCCGAGACCGACCTCGACGTCGGTCACTACGAGCGATTCTTGGATCGCGACCTGTCCGGCTCCGCGAATGTCACTACCGGACAAGTGTATTCGACCGTCATCGCCAAGGAGCGCCGCGGCGAATACCTCGGCGATACCGTTCAGGTGATCCCGCACATCACCGACGAGATCAAGCGGCGCATTCGGGCGCTCGCCGAACCGGACGCCAACGGCAACCGCCCGGACGTCGTGATCACCGAGATCGGCGGCACGGTCGGCGACATCGAGTCACAGCCCTTTCTCGAGGCGGCGCGGCAGGTCCGCCACGATCTCGGTCGTGAGCACGTCTTCTTTCTGCACGTGTCGCTGGTGCCCTACCTGGCGCCGTCCGGTGAACTCAAGACCAAGCCGACGCAGCACTCGGTGGCCGCGCTGCGCAGCGTCGGAATCACGCCCGACGCGTTGATCCTGCGCTGCGACCGCGACGTCCCCGAGCCGTTGAAGAACAAGATCGCGCTGATGTGCGACGTCGACATCGACGGCGTCATCTCCACTCCGGACGCGCCTTCGATCTACGACATCCCCAAGGTGCTGCACCGCGAGGAGCTCGACGCGTACGTGGTGCGCCGGCTGAACCTGCCGTTCCGCGATGTCGACTGGACCCAATGGAACGACCTGCTGCGCCGGGTGCACGAGCCGCACGAAACCGTGCGAATTGCCTTGGTGGGCAAGTATGTTGATCTGTCCGATGCCTACCTCTCGGTGACCGAGGCGTTGCGCGCCGGCGGGTTTCGGCACCACGCGAAGGTCGAGATGGTCTGGGTGCCGTCCGACGACTGCGAGAACGCCACCGGTGCCGCGGCGGCGCTGGCCGACGTGCACGGTGTGCTGATCCCCGGCGGATTCGGCATCCGCGGCATCGAGGGCAAGATCGGCGCGATCCGGTATGCGCGGGCCCGCGGGTTGCCGGTGTTCGGTCTGTGCCTCGGGCTGCAGTGCATCGTGATCGAAGCCGCTCGCTCGGTCGGTCTGACCGAAGCCAACTCGGCCGAATTCGAACCGTCCACACCGGATCCCGTCATCTCGACGATGGCCGATCAGGAGCACATCGTGGCCGGCGAAGCCGACCTCGGCGGCACCATGCGGCTGGGTGCCTATCCCGCGGTGCTCGAGCCGGATTCGATTGTGGCCCAAGCATATGGAGCCACTCAGGTGTCCGAGCGGCACCGGCACCGCTACGAGGTCAACAACGCCTACCGTGCCAAGATCGCCGAAAGCGGGCTGCGATTCTCCGGGACCTCGCCCGACGGTCATCTGGTGGAGTTCGTCGAATACCCGTCGGACATTCACCCGTTCGTCGTCGGTACCCAGGCCCACCCCGAACTGAAGAGCCGGCCCACCCGGCCACACCCACTGTTCGTCGCATTCGTCGGCGCGGCCATCGACTACAAAGAGGGTGAGCTGCTTCCGGTGGAGATCCCTGAGCACACGTCCAACGGCAACCAGCATCGAGACAGTGCCGACCGGTCGATACCTGAACCCGCCACTCGTGGCTGA
- the xerD gene encoding site-specific tyrosine recombinase XerD, with protein sequence MTTALTLESQMQGYLDHLTIERGVAANTLSSYRRDLRRYSKHLEDRGIHDLAKVGEDDVSEFLVALRRGDPDSGAVGLSAVSAARALIAVRGLHRFAAAEGLAELDVARAVRPPTPGRRLPKSLTIDEVLALLEGAGGESPSDGPLTLRNRALLELLYSTGSRISEAVGLDVDDIDTQARSVLLRGKGGKQRLVPIGRPAVHALDAYLVRGRPELARRGRGTAAIFLNARGGRLSRQSAWQVLQDAAERAGITSGVSPHMLRHSFATHLLEGGADVRVVQELLGHASVTTTQIYTLVTVHALREVWAGAHPRAQ encoded by the coding sequence ATGACGACCGCGCTGACCCTCGAGTCGCAAATGCAGGGCTATCTCGACCACTTGACGATCGAGCGTGGCGTCGCGGCCAACACGCTCAGCTCGTATCGGCGCGACCTGCGCCGCTATTCAAAGCACTTGGAAGACCGTGGAATTCACGATCTTGCCAAGGTCGGCGAGGACGACGTCAGCGAATTTCTGGTCGCGTTGCGCCGCGGTGATCCCGATTCCGGAGCGGTCGGCTTGTCGGCGGTGTCGGCGGCACGGGCGCTGATCGCGGTGCGCGGCCTGCATCGCTTCGCTGCCGCCGAGGGGCTGGCCGAATTGGATGTGGCGCGCGCGGTGCGACCGCCGACCCCCGGCCGCCGGCTGCCCAAAAGCCTGACCATCGACGAAGTGCTGGCGCTGCTGGAAGGCGCCGGCGGGGAAAGCCCGTCCGACGGTCCGCTGACGCTGCGCAACCGGGCGCTGCTGGAGCTGTTGTATTCCACCGGATCACGCATCTCCGAAGCCGTCGGCCTCGACGTCGACGACATCGACACCCAGGCCCGTTCGGTGCTGCTGCGCGGCAAGGGCGGCAAGCAGCGGCTGGTGCCGATCGGTCGTCCCGCCGTCCACGCGCTCGATGCCTACCTGGTACGCGGACGCCCGGAGCTGGCCCGCCGGGGTCGCGGCACCGCCGCGATCTTCCTCAACGCCCGCGGCGGACGGCTGTCGCGGCAAAGCGCATGGCAGGTGCTGCAGGACGCCGCCGAGCGTGCCGGGATCACCTCGGGGGTGTCGCCGCACATGCTGCGGCACTCGTTCGCCACGCATCTGCTGGAGGGCGGGGCCGACGTGCGCGTCGTGCAGGAGCTGCTCGGGCACGCCTCGGTGACGACCACGCAGATCTACACGCTGGTCACCGTGCACGCGCTGCGCGAGGTGTGGGCCGGAGCCCACCCGCGCGCGCAGTAG
- the recN gene encoding DNA repair protein RecN, producing MLTEIRIESLGAISSAVGEFDRGLTVLTGETGTGKTMVVTGLHLLGGARADANRVRSGAERAVVEGRFTTTDLDDSAIAQLDEMLEASGAERDEDGSVIALRSVSREGPSRAYLGGRSVPAKSLGDFTTGLLTLHGQNDQLRLMRPEEQRGALDRFAKAGAALERYRKVRDAWLTARRDLFDRRNRMRELALEADRLSFALNEIDAVDPQPGEDDALVADIVRLSELDTLREAAATAREALSAEDLSGDSAADTLGRARAALESTDDAKLQALAEQVREAQTVVADAAQELGGYLQELPVDASALESKLARQAELRTLTRKYAADVDGVLRWAAESRDRLAQLDVSEEGLAALERRADELAGELAEAAIDLSKARRKAAKKLAKEVTAELSGLAMADAEFTIEVSTDIATEKDDPAALTVSMGPAGPILARAGGDGIDQVEFGFAAHRGMTVLPLAKSASGGELSRVMLALEVVLAASAAGTTMVFDEIDAGVGGRAAVQIGRRLARLARTHQVIVVTHLPQVAAYADVHLVVHPAGPRGTSVVRRVTDDERVAELARMLAGLGESDSGRAHARELLDGAQNDEI from the coding sequence ATGCTGACCGAAATCCGCATCGAGTCACTGGGTGCGATCAGCTCTGCTGTCGGGGAGTTCGACCGCGGCCTGACCGTACTGACCGGTGAGACCGGCACCGGCAAGACCATGGTGGTGACGGGGCTTCATCTGCTCGGCGGGGCTCGCGCCGACGCCAACCGGGTGCGTTCGGGTGCCGAACGCGCGGTCGTCGAAGGCCGTTTCACCACAACCGATCTCGACGACTCTGCGATCGCGCAGCTGGATGAGATGCTGGAGGCGTCGGGCGCGGAACGCGACGAGGACGGCAGCGTGATCGCGCTGCGCTCGGTCAGCCGCGAGGGGCCGTCTCGGGCTTATCTCGGCGGTCGCAGCGTGCCCGCGAAATCGTTGGGAGACTTCACTACCGGGCTACTGACCCTGCACGGCCAGAATGACCAGCTGCGGCTGATGCGGCCCGAGGAGCAACGCGGCGCGCTGGACCGGTTCGCAAAAGCCGGCGCCGCGCTGGAGCGCTACCGCAAAGTGCGCGACGCCTGGCTGACGGCGCGGCGCGACCTGTTCGACCGGCGCAACCGCATGCGCGAACTCGCGCTGGAGGCCGATCGGCTGAGCTTCGCGCTCAACGAGATCGATGCCGTGGACCCGCAGCCGGGCGAGGACGACGCTCTGGTCGCCGATATCGTGCGGCTCTCCGAGCTGGACACACTGCGCGAGGCCGCGGCCACCGCCCGCGAGGCGCTCTCGGCGGAGGATCTGTCGGGCGACAGCGCGGCCGACACTCTCGGGCGCGCAAGGGCCGCACTGGAATCCACCGACGACGCCAAGCTGCAGGCGTTGGCCGAGCAGGTGCGCGAGGCGCAGACCGTGGTGGCCGATGCGGCCCAGGAACTCGGCGGCTACCTGCAAGAGCTGCCGGTCGATGCCAGCGCGCTGGAATCCAAGCTGGCCCGCCAAGCCGAGTTGCGGACACTGACGCGCAAGTACGCCGCGGACGTCGACGGCGTGCTGCGGTGGGCGGCTGAATCGCGCGACCGGCTGGCCCAACTCGACGTTTCCGAGGAAGGGCTGGCGGCGCTGGAACGCCGCGCCGACGAGCTCGCCGGCGAATTGGCAGAAGCCGCAATCGATCTCAGTAAGGCCCGGCGCAAGGCGGCGAAGAAGCTGGCCAAAGAAGTGACCGCCGAGCTGTCCGGGCTGGCGATGGCCGATGCCGAATTCACGATCGAGGTGAGCACCGACATCGCCACCGAGAAGGACGACCCGGCCGCCCTCACGGTGTCCATGGGGCCCGCCGGGCCCATCCTGGCCCGCGCGGGCGGCGACGGCATCGACCAGGTCGAGTTCGGCTTCGCCGCGCACCGAGGCATGACGGTGCTGCCGCTGGCCAAGAGCGCCTCCGGCGGTGAGCTGTCCCGGGTGATGCTGGCTTTGGAAGTGGTACTGGCGGCGTCGGCGGCGGGCACCACGATGGTGTTCGACGAGATCGACGCCGGTGTCGGTGGCCGGGCGGCGGTCCAGATCGGGCGGCGGCTGGCGCGGCTGGCACGCACTCACCAGGTCATCGTGGTGACCCACCTGCCACAGGTCGCGGCGTACGCCGACGTGCACCTGGTGGTGCATCCGGCCGGGCCGCGGGGGACCAGCGTGGTACGGCGGGTGACCGACGACGAGCGGGTCGCCGAGCTGGCGCGGATGCTGGCCGGTCTGGGCGAATCCGACAGCGGCCGCGCGCACGCCCGGGAGTTACTCGACGGCGCCCAGAATGACGAGATCTAA
- a CDS encoding TlyA family RNA methyltransferase, with amino-acid sequence MARRARVDAELVRRGLARSRQQAAELIGAGKVSIDGMPAVKPGTAVAATAALTVADGGERRWVSRGAHKLTGALDAFGIPVAGRRCLDAGASTGGFTEVLLDRGADEVVAADVGYGQLAWSLRSDSRVIVVERTNVRDLSPEAIGGRVDLVVADLSFISLSTVLPALAGCADPGADIVPMVKPQFEVGKGQVGAGGVVRDPAMRAGSVLAVAGRAGELGWHTVDVTASPLPGPSGNVEYFLWLRADTDRALTGDGLVDAVRRAVGEGPQ; translated from the coding sequence ATGGCACGACGCGCCCGCGTTGACGCCGAGCTGGTGCGTCGCGGACTCGCACGATCCCGTCAGCAGGCAGCCGAGTTGATCGGCGCCGGCAAGGTCAGCATCGACGGCATGCCTGCGGTCAAGCCCGGCACCGCCGTTGCGGCGACCGCGGCCCTGACCGTCGCCGACGGCGGCGAGCGGCGGTGGGTGTCGCGCGGGGCACACAAGCTGACCGGCGCGCTCGACGCGTTCGGGATCCCGGTGGCGGGCCGCCGCTGCCTGGACGCCGGCGCGTCGACCGGCGGCTTCACCGAGGTCCTGCTGGATCGTGGTGCCGACGAGGTGGTGGCCGCCGATGTGGGCTACGGCCAGCTGGCCTGGTCGCTGCGCTCGGACTCGCGGGTGATCGTCGTCGAGCGGACCAACGTTCGCGACCTGTCACCCGAGGCGATCGGCGGTCGTGTCGACCTCGTGGTGGCTGACCTGTCGTTTATCTCGCTGTCCACCGTGTTGCCCGCGCTGGCTGGTTGCGCCGACCCCGGCGCGGATATCGTTCCCATGGTGAAGCCGCAGTTTGAGGTCGGGAAGGGCCAGGTCGGTGCCGGCGGGGTCGTCCGCGACCCCGCGATGCGCGCCGGCTCGGTGCTGGCCGTAGCGGGACGTGCCGGCGAGCTGGGCTGGCACACCGTGGACGTCACGGCCAGTCCGCTGCCGGGGCCGTCGGGCAATGTCGAGTATTTCCTGTGGCTGCGCGCCGACACCGATCGGGCGCTGACCGGCGACGGGCTCGTCGATGCGGTGCGGCGCGCGGTGGGCGAGGGCCCGCAATGA
- a CDS encoding NUDIX domain-containing protein, producing MAEHDFETASSELLYTGKIFTLRRDEVRMPGGNTAAREVLEHYGAVAIVPMREDHSIAMVYQYRHTFGRRLWELPAGLLDLAGEAPHLTAARELEEEVGLHADTWRVLVDLDTAPGYSDESVRVFLATDLTEIGRPEAHDEEADLTMRWVPMKEAVRLVFSGEVINSIAVSGILAAHAVTTGLAQPRPVDIPWPDKPQAFAARKAAAQ from the coding sequence GTGGCTGAGCATGACTTCGAGACGGCGTCGAGCGAATTGCTCTACACCGGAAAGATTTTCACGCTGCGCCGCGACGAGGTGCGGATGCCCGGGGGCAACACCGCGGCGCGAGAGGTGCTGGAACACTACGGCGCCGTCGCCATCGTGCCGATGCGCGAGGACCACAGCATCGCGATGGTCTACCAGTACCGGCACACCTTCGGCCGGCGGCTATGGGAACTGCCGGCGGGTCTGCTCGACCTCGCGGGCGAAGCGCCCCACCTCACGGCCGCACGCGAACTTGAGGAGGAAGTCGGTCTGCACGCCGACACCTGGCGCGTTCTCGTCGACCTCGACACCGCGCCCGGATACAGCGACGAATCGGTACGCGTGTTCCTGGCCACGGATCTGACCGAGATCGGCCGACCCGAGGCGCACGACGAAGAAGCCGACCTGACGATGCGCTGGGTCCCGATGAAGGAAGCGGTGCGCCTCGTCTTCAGTGGTGAGGTCATCAATTCCATCGCCGTATCGGGGATTCTGGCCGCCCACGCCGTCACGACGGGTCTGGCCCAGCCGCGCCCGGTGGACATCCCGTGGCCGGACAAGCCCCAGGCATTCGCGGCTCGAAAAGCGGCCGCGCAATGA
- the steA gene encoding putative cytokinetic ring protein SteA has protein sequence MKMSGLLTRNASRPGLTGTARVDRNIDRLLRRVCPGDIVVLDVLDLDRITAEALVEADIAAVVNASPSVSGRYPNMGPEVLVNNGVTLIDETGPDIFKKVKDGSKIRLYEGGVYAGERRLIRGTERTDHDIADLMREAKSGLAAHLEAFAGNTIEFIKSESPLLIDGIGIPDVDIDMRRRHVVIVADEDSAADDLRSLKPFIKEYQPVLIGVGSGADVLRKAGYRPQLIVGDPEQISTDALKCGAHVVLPADADGHAPGLERIQDLGVGAMTFPAAGSAVDLALLLADHHGAALLVTAGHTANIETFFDRTRTQSNPSTFLTRLRVGEKVVDAKAVATLYRNHISGGAIALLALTMLIAVIVALWVSRTDGVVLHWITDYWNHFSLWIQHLIT, from the coding sequence ATGAAGATGTCAGGGCTGCTCACACGTAATGCTTCCCGGCCGGGTCTGACCGGCACCGCACGGGTCGACCGCAACATCGACCGCCTGCTGCGTCGGGTCTGCCCGGGTGACATCGTCGTGCTGGACGTCCTGGACCTGGACCGCATCACCGCCGAGGCACTGGTGGAGGCCGACATCGCCGCCGTCGTCAACGCATCGCCGTCGGTCTCCGGCCGCTACCCGAACATGGGCCCCGAGGTGTTGGTCAACAACGGCGTCACGCTGATCGACGAGACCGGGCCGGACATCTTCAAGAAGGTCAAGGACGGCTCCAAGATTCGCCTGTATGAAGGCGGGGTGTACGCCGGCGAGCGTCGGCTGATCCGCGGCACCGAGCGCACCGACCACGACATCGCCGACCTGATGCGCGAGGCCAAGAGCGGCCTGGCCGCCCATCTGGAGGCGTTCGCGGGCAACACCATCGAGTTCATCAAGAGCGAGAGCCCGCTGCTGATCGACGGTATCGGCATCCCCGACGTCGACATCGACATGCGTCGCCGCCACGTGGTGATCGTCGCCGACGAGGACAGCGCCGCCGACGATCTGCGCTCGCTGAAGCCGTTCATCAAGGAGTACCAGCCGGTCCTGATCGGCGTCGGTAGCGGCGCCGACGTATTGCGCAAGGCCGGCTACCGTCCGCAGCTCATCGTCGGCGACCCCGAGCAGATCAGCACCGACGCCCTCAAGTGCGGCGCCCACGTCGTGTTGCCGGCCGACGCCGACGGTCACGCGCCCGGGCTGGAGCGGATCCAGGACCTCGGAGTCGGGGCGATGACGTTCCCCGCCGCGGGTTCGGCCGTCGACCTGGCCCTGCTGCTGGCCGACCACCACGGCGCGGCGCTGCTCGTGACGGCCGGTCACACCGCCAACATCGAGACGTTCTTCGACCGGACGCGTACCCAGAGCAATCCGTCGACGTTTTTGACCAGGCTTCGGGTCGGGGAGAAGGTGGTCGACGCCAAGGCGGTCGCCACCCTCTACCGCAATCACATCTCCGGCGGTGCCATCGCGCTACTGGCGCTGACGATGCTGATCGCCGTCATCGTCGCGCTGTGGGTGTCGCGCACCGACGGCGTGGTGCTGCACTGGATCACCGACTACTGGAATCACTTCTCCCTATGGATTCAGCACTTGATCACCTAG